The following coding sequences are from one Arcobacter nitrofigilis DSM 7299 window:
- the asnB gene encoding asparagine synthase (glutamine-hydrolyzing), with translation MCGIAGFIDKRKKEYIINDMLKIQSYRGPDDNGTYFDESSGVYFGHNRLSIQDLSSHGHQPFVSDCGKYIIVFNGEVYNFKNIKEELKKLDYKFISNSDTEVILYSYKQWGIKCIDKFIGMFAFSVLDKVQNKLVLVRDRAGVKPLFYYVGENQFMFSSEIKSFHKHPEFKKEQNLEVLPYFFQFGYISAPYTIFQNCYKLEAGHYLEYDIETLKFDIIKYWDVNDFYLKEKFDKSENQILENIENILDDSIDLRMVSDVPVGVFLSGGYDSSLVASILAKKQGKKINTFTIGFDDEKYNEAKHAKTIAEYLGTNHTEYYMNNSDMLDLVESLPFYYDEPFGDSSALPTMIVSKLARQSVTVALSADGGDETFCGYSKYFFLNKFQNIFSNSFKRGVLKIGLNFLSADTIEFVNDKLPKNLKQTNIKDKYIKFKRAINSDSLEEMFENASSYVDKDEIVRFLKIKRDNELFIKWNKVDNTKFLEQMMAVDYKIFMNDDVLTKVDRATMSVSLEGREPLLDHRIIEYMARVPVEQKYKNKQGKYLLRQILYKYLPQELVDKPKSGFQIPLNKWLRDELKPLVLKYLDEEKLDQNIFDKDEINSIKNKFFEGAEIGTTIWFILMYQMWKEKWLD, from the coding sequence ATGTGTGGAATAGCAGGCTTTATAGATAAACGCAAAAAAGAATATATTATAAATGATATGTTGAAAATTCAATCATATCGAGGTCCTGATGATAATGGAACTTATTTTGATGAAAGTAGTGGTGTGTATTTTGGACATAATAGATTATCAATTCAGGATTTAAGTTCTCATGGTCATCAACCTTTTGTAAGTGATTGTGGAAAGTATATTATAGTATTTAATGGTGAAGTTTATAATTTTAAAAATATAAAAGAAGAACTTAAAAAATTAGATTATAAATTTATATCTAATAGTGATACAGAAGTTATACTTTATAGTTATAAACAATGGGGTATAAAGTGTATTGATAAATTTATAGGGATGTTTGCTTTTTCTGTTTTAGATAAAGTACAAAATAAACTAGTTTTAGTGCGAGATAGAGCTGGGGTAAAGCCTCTTTTTTATTATGTAGGTGAAAATCAGTTTATGTTTTCATCTGAGATAAAATCCTTTCACAAGCATCCAGAGTTTAAAAAAGAGCAAAACTTAGAAGTACTTCCTTATTTTTTTCAATTTGGCTATATCTCTGCACCTTATACTATATTTCAAAACTGTTATAAGCTAGAAGCTGGACACTATTTAGAATATGATATTGAAACTTTAAAATTTGATATTATAAAATATTGGGATGTGAATGATTTTTATTTAAAAGAAAAATTTGATAAAAGTGAAAATCAAATATTAGAGAATATTGAAAATATTTTAGATGATTCAATAGATTTAAGAATGGTCTCAGATGTACCTGTTGGAGTTTTTTTAAGTGGTGGATATGACAGTTCACTTGTGGCTTCAATCTTGGCTAAGAAGCAAGGTAAAAAAATAAATACTTTTACTATTGGTTTTGATGATGAAAAGTACAATGAAGCAAAACATGCTAAAACGATAGCAGAATATCTAGGTACAAATCATACTGAATATTATATGAACAACAGCGATATGTTAGATTTGGTAGAAAGTTTACCTTTTTATTATGATGAGCCTTTTGGTGATAGTTCAGCACTACCTACTATGATAGTATCAAAGTTAGCACGACAAAGTGTGACAGTTGCACTAAGTGCAGATGGAGGTGATGAAACTTTTTGTGGGTATAGTAAATACTTTTTTCTTAATAAATTCCAAAATATATTTTCAAATAGTTTTAAAAGAGGAGTTTTAAAAATTGGATTAAATTTCTTAAGTGCAGATACAATAGAATTTGTCAATGATAAATTACCAAAGAATTTAAAACAAACAAATATCAAAGATAAGTATATTAAATTTAAAAGAGCTATAAATAGCGATAGCCTCGAGGAGATGTTTGAAAATGCAAGTAGCTATGTAGATAAAGATGAGATAGTAAGATTCTTAAAAATAAAAAGAGATAATGAGCTTTTTATAAAGTGGAATAAAGTAGATAATACAAAGTTTTTAGAGCAAATGATGGCAGTTGATTATAAGATTTTTATGAATGATGATGTCCTTACAAAAGTTGATAGAGCTACTATGAGTGTAAGTCTTGAAGGTAGAGAGCCTCTACTTGATCATAGAATTATAGAGTATATGGCAAGAGTACCAGTTGAACAAAAATACAAAAATAAGCAAGGTAAATATTTACTTAGGCAAATTCTTTATAAATATCTTCCACAAGAATTAGTAGACAAACCAAAATCAGGATTTCAAATACCACTAAATAAATGGCTACGAGATGAATTAAAACCTCTAGTTTTAAAATATTTAGATGAAGAAAAGTTAGATCAAAATATTTTTGATAAAGATGAGATAAATAGTATAAAAAATAAATTTTTTGAAGGGGCTGAAATAGGTACAACTATATGGTTTATTTTGATGTATCAGATGTGGAAGGAAAAGTGGCTTGATTAA
- a CDS encoding glycosyltransferase: MKKKLSILIYSLASGGAERVVSVLLDELKEKYEITLFLMNDTIFYDIPKNIKIIYLENSNPSESGIKKLLKLPVLAWKYKKLNDSDISVSFMNRSNYINIIAKILEFKSKVIISERAMPSLQHKNGVQGFINKFLIKRLYRKADIVIGNSKGNCRDLVNNFNIQEVKTIYNLIDLKIIKELSKECVNYRDEKFTFITIGRLDRGKNHKILIESMEDIDAKLYIIGDGELRDTLEKQIESLNLQNKVILLGKQSNPYKYLVQSDCFVFSSLYEGLPNVLLEALSCGLPIISTDCQSGPREILAPNSDLHFQIEDDIEISEYGVLTPLNDIKRLSTAMKLIINDEDLRNKYRNKAKNRASDFDIKKIIKKFEDVFDA, from the coding sequence ATGAAAAAAAAACTCTCTATTCTGATTTATTCACTAGCAAGTGGTGGTGCAGAACGAGTTGTATCTGTTCTATTAGATGAATTAAAAGAAAAGTATGAAATCACACTTTTTTTGATGAATGATACTATTTTTTATGATATACCAAAAAATATAAAAATAATTTATCTTGAAAATTCAAATCCTAGTGAAAGTGGGATAAAAAAGCTTTTAAAACTGCCTGTTTTAGCTTGGAAATATAAGAAACTAAATGATAGTGATATCTCAGTATCTTTTATGAACAGATCAAATTATATAAATATTATAGCAAAAATTTTAGAGTTTAAAAGTAAGGTTATTATAAGTGAAAGAGCCATGCCCTCTTTACAACATAAAAATGGGGTACAAGGTTTTATCAATAAATTTTTGATAAAAAGACTGTATCGAAAAGCAGATATTGTTATTGGGAATTCTAAAGGAAACTGTAGGGATTTAGTTAATAATTTTAATATTCAAGAGGTAAAAACTATTTATAATCTAATAGATTTAAAAATTATAAAAGAATTATCTAAAGAATGTGTAAATTATAGAGATGAGAAATTTACTTTTATAACAATAGGAAGACTAGATAGAGGAAAAAATCATAAAATACTAATAGAGTCTATGGAAGATATAGATGCAAAACTTTATATTATAGGAGATGGAGAATTAAGAGATACTCTTGAAAAACAAATAGAGAGTTTAAATCTACAAAATAAAGTTATCCTTTTAGGTAAACAATCAAATCCGTATAAGTATTTAGTACAATCAGATTGTTTTGTATTTAGTTCTTTATATGAAGGACTTCCAAATGTATTACTTGAAGCTCTATCTTGTGGACTTCCAATTATAAGTACAGACTGTCAAAGTGGACCTAGAGAGATACTCGCTCCAAATAGTGATCTGCATTTTCAAATAGAAGATGATATAGAGATTAGTGAATATGGAGTTTTAACTCCATTAAATGATATTAAAAGATTAAGTACTGCTATGAAGTTGATAATAAATGATGAAGATTTGAGAAATAAATATAGAAACAAAGCAAAGAATAGAGCTAGTGATTTTGATATTAAAAAAATAATAAAGAAATTTGAGGATGTTTTTGATGCTTGA
- a CDS encoding ABC transporter ATP-binding protein: protein MYKKLSSLLTKKDRKFLLFLIIFSVLIALIETIGVAAIMPFISVASDFNMIESNNYYKIFYNFFEFKSNVDFVIVFGCLLICFYIIRGGLNILYFYFLAKFSKGRTHLLAFRLFENYLGMNYHQFISRNSSELSKLIINETQNLTAMLSAVLLMISEVFVVMFIYSAMLYINWKITLVMTLFLTLNALFLVKKISPIIKNQGTIREEYQKNFFEILNSTFGNFKIIKLQSNDKLILNRFNNASYGFSKSGIINETLSHFPRVFLETLGFGIIASVVVYLVFRYESDISSSLGVLSMFILGLYRLMPSSNRLLSSYNQILYYHKSLDLIHNDLMYDCEKLGDEKVIFQKIIRLNNLTFGYSEKTKVLENINLDIKKGEKIAFVGASGSGKSTMVDIIIGLFRPLSGDIQIDGIVINESNIKSLRKKVGYIPQSVYLFDGTVAENISFGLEYDELKIKEVLKRSKILNFLEEHQNGINTFVGEGGIKLSGGQKQRIAIARALYQEPEILVLDEATSALDEAIEKEIMDEIYNISKDKTLIIIAHRLSTIDRCEKVYRIENKKLVLQ from the coding sequence ATGTATAAAAAACTTAGCTCACTTTTAACAAAGAAAGATAGGAAGTTTTTGCTATTTCTAATAATATTTTCTGTACTAATTGCTTTGATAGAAACCATTGGAGTAGCTGCTATCATGCCTTTTATATCAGTTGCAAGTGATTTTAATATGATAGAATCAAATAACTATTATAAAATTTTTTATAACTTTTTTGAGTTTAAAAGTAATGTTGATTTTGTAATAGTTTTTGGATGTTTATTGATATGTTTTTATATCATTAGAGGTGGATTAAATATTTTATACTTTTATTTTTTAGCAAAATTTTCTAAAGGTAGAACACATCTTTTGGCTTTTCGATTATTTGAAAACTATTTAGGGATGAATTATCATCAGTTTATATCTCGAAATAGCAGTGAGCTTTCAAAATTGATTATCAATGAAACACAGAATCTTACCGCTATGCTTTCAGCTGTATTACTTATGATAAGTGAAGTTTTTGTTGTTATGTTTATATATAGTGCTATGTTGTATATAAATTGGAAAATAACACTTGTGATGACATTATTTTTAACTCTAAATGCTTTGTTTCTAGTTAAAAAAATATCACCTATTATTAAAAATCAAGGAACTATTAGAGAGGAGTATCAAAAAAATTTTTTTGAGATTTTAAATAGTACATTTGGAAATTTTAAAATTATTAAGCTACAGTCAAATGATAAGCTAATACTTAATAGATTCAATAATGCTAGTTATGGTTTCTCGAAAAGTGGAATAATAAATGAAACACTATCTCATTTTCCTAGAGTATTTTTAGAAACTCTAGGTTTTGGAATTATAGCATCAGTTGTAGTTTATCTTGTATTTAGATATGAAAGTGATATTTCTTCAAGTTTAGGAGTACTTTCTATGTTTATTTTAGGACTTTATAGGCTTATGCCATCTTCAAATAGACTTTTAAGTAGCTATAATCAAATTCTCTATTATCATAAATCTTTAGATTTGATACATAATGATTTAATGTATGATTGTGAAAAATTAGGTGATGAAAAAGTAATTTTTCAAAAAATAATTAGATTAAATAATCTTACTTTTGGTTATAGTGAGAAAACAAAAGTTCTTGAAAATATAAATTTAGACATTAAAAAAGGTGAAAAAATTGCTTTTGTAGGAGCAAGTGGCAGTGGTAAAAGTACTATGGTTGATATTATCATAGGCTTGTTCAGACCTTTAAGTGGAGATATACAAATAGATGGAATAGTTATTAATGAGTCTAATATAAAAAGTTTGCGAAAAAAAGTAGGGTATATTCCACAAAGCGTGTATTTATTTGATGGAACAGTTGCAGAAAATATTTCTTTTGGATTGGAATATGATGAATTAAAAATTAAAGAAGTATTAAAAAGATCAAAAATACTAAACTTCTTAGAAGAACATCAAAATGGCATCAATACTTTTGTTGGTGAAGGAGGTATTAAGCTTAGCGGTGGACAAAAACAACGTATAGCTATAGCTCGTGCATTATATCAAGAACCAGAAATTTTAGTATTAGATGAGGCAACATCAGCTTTAGATGAAGCTATAGAAAAAGAGATAATGGATGAAATTTATAATATCAGTAAGGATAAAACACTTATTATTATAGCTCATAGATTGAGTACTATAGATAGATGTGAAAAAGTTTATAGAATAGAAAATAAAAAGTTGGTTTTACAATAA
- the asnB gene encoding asparagine synthase (glutamine-hydrolyzing), which produces MCSILGYFNTALSYSEVVKQNSIMVHRGPDDTIVKEYKFLNKNLYFGHNRLSIQDLENHANQPMENERFIIVFNGEIYNHFEIRTQLQFSKFRTTSDTETILWAFTEFGIEKAIEQFIGMFAIGLFDKIAQKLYLIRDRVGIKPLYYTMQKGEFSFASELKGFGEHLKKTTSNKALIQFMTLGYIPNDNSYYDGINKLPPAHYAIFDGVNIDIKKYWDLPEEKINISYNEAVKETEQLIRSSIKYRLLADVEVGSFLSGGIDSSLVSSIMQQESSQKLKTFSIGFEDKFYDESVYAKEIAKYIGSEHYEYKFGIQDVFKLLEDFDKFYDEPFGDASSLPMLLLSDKTKDYVTVALSGDGGDELFLGYDRYFTTESYYKKLKQIPQSLRTILSVIGKYSGQDKLKKISYPLKQLSEQNLYALLYSSTKPWELNSLFDKEFSRESFGKYEVSLQDILEYELDGDSLIDSLSRLDFHRYLPDDILTKVDRASMSYSLEARVPLLDHRIVEFAYSLPIKLKLKHGPKSILKEILYKEVPKELIERPKRGFSVPLKHWFRKELKDIVYDKIQSLDERFNKQYLNKIFQDHQNGKNFEYVLWNIMRIK; this is translated from the coding sequence ATGTGTAGCATATTAGGTTATTTTAATACGGCTTTATCTTATAGTGAAGTAGTTAAACAAAATTCTATTATGGTACATAGAGGTCCAGATGATACTATAGTAAAAGAATATAAATTTTTAAATAAAAATTTATATTTTGGACATAATAGATTATCAATACAAGACTTAGAAAACCATGCTAATCAGCCTATGGAAAATGAAAGATTTATTATAGTTTTTAATGGTGAAATTTATAATCATTTCGAGATTAGAACACAATTGCAATTTTCAAAATTTCGAACTACAAGTGATACAGAAACAATTCTTTGGGCTTTTACAGAATTTGGTATTGAAAAAGCAATAGAACAATTTATTGGTATGTTTGCTATAGGATTATTTGATAAGATAGCTCAAAAGCTTTATTTAATAAGAGATAGGGTTGGGATAAAACCACTTTATTATACCATGCAAAAGGGGGAATTTTCTTTTGCTAGTGAGTTGAAGGGTTTTGGTGAACATCTTAAGAAAACTACTTCAAATAAAGCACTGATACAGTTTATGACTCTTGGTTATATACCAAATGACAATAGCTACTATGATGGTATTAATAAACTGCCACCAGCACATTATGCTATATTTGATGGTGTTAATATAGATATAAAAAAATATTGGGATTTACCAGAAGAAAAAATCAATATAAGTTATAATGAAGCAGTGAAAGAGACCGAGCAACTTATAAGAAGTAGTATAAAATATAGACTTTTAGCTGATGTAGAAGTAGGTAGTTTTTTAAGTGGAGGGATTGATAGTAGTTTAGTTAGTAGTATAATGCAGCAAGAATCAAGCCAAAAGCTAAAAACATTTTCTATAGGATTTGAAGATAAGTTTTATGATGAGTCAGTTTATGCAAAAGAGATAGCAAAATATATAGGTAGTGAACACTATGAATATAAATTTGGTATTCAAGATGTTTTTAAACTTTTAGAAGATTTTGATAAATTTTATGACGAACCATTTGGTGATGCTTCAAGTTTGCCTATGTTGCTGCTCAGTGATAAAACAAAAGATTATGTAACAGTAGCCCTTAGTGGAGATGGTGGAGATGAGTTGTTTTTAGGATATGATAGATATTTTACTACTGAAAGTTACTATAAAAAACTAAAGCAGATACCACAATCTTTGAGAACTATATTATCTGTTATTGGAAAATATTCAGGACAAGATAAATTAAAGAAAATAAGTTATCCTTTAAAACAATTGAGTGAACAAAATTTGTATGCACTTTTATATAGTTCTACCAAACCTTGGGAACTCAATAGTTTATTTGACAAAGAATTTTCAAGAGAATCATTTGGTAAATATGAAGTAAGTTTACAGGATATTTTAGAGTATGAATTAGATGGAGATAGTTTAATAGATAGTTTAAGCCGTTTAGATTTTCACAGATATCTGCCTGATGATATACTAACAAAAGTTGATAGGGCTAGTATGTCATATAGTTTAGAAGCAAGAGTACCGTTACTTGATCATAGAATTGTAGAATTTGCCTATAGCTTACCTATAAAGCTTAAGCTAAAACATGGACCAAAGTCTATTTTAAAAGAGATACTCTACAAAGAAGTTCCAAAAGAGCTCATAGAAAGGCCTAAACGGGGATTTTCTGTACCTTTGAAACATTGGTTTAGAAAAGAGTTAAAAGATATAGTTTATGACAAAATTCAAAGTTTAGATGAAAGATTTAATAAACAATATTTAAATAAAATATTTCAAGACCATCAAAATGGAAAAAATTTCGAATATGTTCTTTGGAATATTATGAGAATAAAGTAG
- a CDS encoding class I SAM-dependent methyltransferase, whose translation MSREKRFDFGKNWQLFLESLSKEKIEKSKISLKKLMLVDDLEGKTFLDIGSGSGLSSLSAYNLGAKVISFDYDEFSVEATKYTKKMFANNDENWIVKKGDVLDEEYMTKLGKYDVVYSWGVLHHTGNMYKALDNASKCVKDDGILVVAIYNTQLLTPIWKKIKLFYVSSPVLVKKLMSYIYTLYFAIGLCILDIGRGKNPFKRYSDPLRGMSLYTDVVDWIGGYPFETAKPEEIFIFYKDRGFVLENMVTVGGKMGCNEFVFKKNLINQNV comes from the coding sequence ATGAGTAGAGAAAAAAGATTTGATTTTGGGAAAAATTGGCAATTATTTTTAGAAAGTCTTAGTAAAGAAAAAATTGAGAAGTCAAAAATCTCATTAAAAAAGCTAATGCTGGTTGATGACTTAGAGGGCAAAACATTTTTAGATATTGGTAGTGGTAGTGGCTTATCTTCTTTAAGTGCTTATAATCTTGGCGCAAAAGTTATATCATTTGATTATGATGAGTTTAGTGTTGAAGCAACAAAGTACACTAAAAAAATGTTTGCAAATAATGATGAAAACTGGATTGTTAAAAAAGGTGATGTATTGGATGAAGAATATATGACAAAATTAGGAAAATATGATGTAGTATATTCTTGGGGTGTATTACATCATACTGGTAATATGTATAAAGCACTCGATAATGCATCTAAGTGTGTAAAAGATGATGGAATATTAGTAGTAGCTATATATAATACACAGTTGTTAACTCCTATTTGGAAAAAAATAAAACTTTTTTATGTATCTTCACCTGTTTTGGTGAAAAAATTGATGTCTTATATTTATACATTATATTTTGCAATAGGATTGTGTATACTTGATATAGGGAGAGGGAAAAACCCATTTAAAAGATATAGTGATCCATTGAGAGGTATGAGTTTATATACGGATGTAGTGGATTGGATTGGTGGATATCCATTTGAAACAGCTAAGCCTGAAGAAATTTTTATTTTTTATAAAGATAGAGGTTTTGTATTAGAGAATATGGTAACAGTTGGTGGTAAAATGGGTTGTAATGAATTTGTTTTTAAAAAAAATTTAATTAATCAAAATGTGTAG